A window of Coturnix japonica isolate 7356 chromosome 2, Coturnix japonica 2.1, whole genome shotgun sequence contains these coding sequences:
- the RMDN1 gene encoding regulator of microtubule dynamics protein 1, with protein sequence MAAVVAALALPLRLRPARLGPLLGPLLKEAERGWRGLGWSQVLRKSLRRGVALSTGSFVVYEAFRLVSGHAVVHASSKVAEVIEQADYLYGSGETEKLYRLLVQHKNSEDAELLWRLARASRDLAQLSTTSAEEKKQLAYDSLEYAKRALEKNEANSAAHKWYAICLSDVGDYEGIKVKIGNAFIIKEHFERAIELNPKDATSVHLIGVWCYSFAELPWYQRKIAAMLFATPPTSTYEEALRYFHMAEEADPNFYSKNLLFLGKTYLKLNNKKMALLWLSKAKDYPAHTEEDKQVQKEALELLNSI encoded by the exons ATGGCCGCTGTCGTGGCGGCGCTGGCGCTGCCCCTTCGCCTCCGCCCCGCCCGCCTGGGGCCGCTCCTTGGACCGCTCCTGAAGGAGGCGGAGCGGGGCTGGAGGGGGCTCGGTTGGAGCCAG GTGCTTAGGAAAAGCCTTAGGAGGGGTGTTGCTCTCTCCACGGGGTCCTTCGTGGTCTATGAGGCTTTCAGGCTGGTCTCTGGACATGCTGTGGTTCATGCCAGCTCCAAAG tggcAGAAGTTATAGAGCAAGCAGACTACCTGTATGGGAgtggagaaactgaaaagctCTATCGGTTGCTGGTTCAGCATAAAAATAG TGAGGATGCAGAGTTGTTATGGCGGCTGGCACGGGCGTCACGAGATTTAGCTCAGCTCAGCACTACttctgctgaagagaaaaaacaactggCATACGATTCCCTTGAGTATGCAAAAAGGGCACtagaaaagaatgaagcaaaTTCTGCAGCACACAAG TGGTATGCGATCTGTCTCAGTGATGTTGGAGATTATGAAGGAATCAAGGTTAAAAttggaaatgcttttattatCAAAGAGCACTTTGAG AGAGCCATTGAACTGAACCCAAAAGATGCAACATCAGTTCATCTAATAGGCGTTTG GTGTTACTCCTTTGCTGAACTGCCGTGGTACCAACGAAAGATAGCTGCAATGCTATTTGCAACACCTCCGACTTCCACGTATGAAGAG GCTCTTCGTTACTTCCACATGGCAGAGGAAG CTGACCCAAATTTCTACAGCAAAAATTTGCTCTTTCTGGGGAAGACATACCTGAagttaaacaacaaaaagatggCTCTTCTGTGGTTAAGCAAAGCGAAGGATTATCCTGCACATACAGAAGAGGACAAGCAG GTGCAGAAAGAAGCTTTGGAGTTGCTTAATTCTATATAA